A window of Castanea sativa cultivar Marrone di Chiusa Pesio chromosome 1, ASM4071231v1 contains these coding sequences:
- the LOC142622398 gene encoding putative inactive leucine-rich repeat receptor-like protein kinase At3g03770 isoform X1, whose amino-acid sequence MSTASNTCGMGYLNLLILVVLLWVFFIPSSYELHPSQTQVLLQIRKLLEYPSSLQTWENYYGDLCNLPKSAHVSITCQDSFITELKIMGDKLVKVSEFHGFAIPNMTLSEKFSIDSFVTTLTRLTSLKVLSLVSLGIWGPLPDKIHRLYSLELLDLSSNFMYGSIPPKISRLVKLHTLTLDSNYFNDTVPDWLDSFSNLTILSLKSNGFKGQIPFSVSKIKTLTDLVLSHNELSGKLPDLSTLTNLHLLDIIENHLDSELPVMPKDLVTVLLSNNSLSGEIPEQFGELHKLQHLDLSFNHLSGTPPSALFSLPNISYLNLGSNMLSGSLPDELSCGDKLGYVDLSSNKLIGQLPSCLNSTSDKRYVKIGGNCLSHDSQDQHEGSHCLISSKQSRGRDIAVLVAVISGAVLVMVLLGLGVLLLCKRCRSRRTKKQPVLSKNVQDNTPTGISSELLANARFISQAAKLGTQGAPVCRLFSFEELKEATNDFDSSRFLGEGSMGKIYKGRLENGTYVAIRSLSLVKKCSIPNLKARLDLLSKLHHPHLVGFLGHGIDGSGQDDSSSSKVFLVYEYVPNGNYRTHLSESCPEKVFKWSDRLAILIGIAKAVHFLHTGVIPGCLNNRLKTNNILLDEHRIAKLSDYGMSIITEEIEKFEVKGEDPKSCHRTNTEDDVYNFGFILLESLVGPIATGKGEAFLLNEMASFGSQDGRRRIVDPIVLTTCSQESLSVVVKITNKCIAPELSSRPSFEDVLWNLQYAAQIQATADSDQRSDSTT is encoded by the exons A TGTCTACAGCTTCAAACACTTGTGGAATGGGATATTTGAATTTGTTGATTCTAGTGGTTCTTTTATGGGTTTTCTTCATTCCAAGCTCTTATGAGTTACATCCCTCCCAGACCCAAGTTTTATTGCAGATAAGGAAGCTTTTGGAGTACCCTTCCTCATTGCAAACTTGGGAAAATTACTATGGAGACCTCTGCAACTTGCCTAAATCAGCACATGTGAGTATCACATGCCAGGACAGTTTTATCACTGAGCTCAAAATTATGGGGGATAAGCTTGTCAAGGTCAGTGAGTTCCATGGATTTGCAATTCCCAATATGACACTATCTGAAAAGTTCTCTATTGATTCCTTTGTTACTACATTGACGAGGTTAACCAGTTTAAAAGTTCTTAGTTTAGTGTCTTTGGGGATTTGGGGACCACTTCCTGATAAGATTCATAGGCTATATTCGCTTGAACTTTTGGATTTGAGCTCAAATTTTATGTATGGTTCAATTCCACCTAAGATATCTAGACTAGTTAAGCTTCATACTTTGACACTGGATTCCaattatttcaatgacactgtCCCTGATTGGTTGGACTCATTTTCAAACCTCACCATTTTGAGTTTGAAGAGTAATGGATTCAAGGGTCAGATTCCTTTTTCTGTAAGCAAAATCAAGACACTCACTGATCTTGTCCTGTCCCACAATGAGCTTTCTGGCAAATTACCTGATTTGAGTACTTTAACCAATCTACATTTATTGGATATAATAGAAAATCATTTGGATTCTGAACTACCAGTCATGCCCAAAGATTTAGTTACAGTGCTACTGAGCAATAATTCGCTCTCAGGAGAGATTCCTGAGCAATTTGGTGAGTTGCATAAACTTCAACACCTTGATCTATCTTTCAACCATCTGAGTGGAACACCTCCCTCTGCCTTGTTCTCTTTGCCAAACATCAGTTATTTAAATTTAGGGTCTAATATGCTCAGCGGGTCACTTCCAGATGAGTTAAGTTGTGGTGACAAACTTGGGTATGTTGATTTATCTAGTAACAAGTTGATAGGTCAACTTCCTTCTTGCTTGAACAGTACTTCAGATAAGAGATATGTTAAAATTGGTGGAAATTGTTTGTCCCATGATTCCCAAGATCAGCATGAAGGATCGCATTGTCTTATAAGCAGTAAACAATCCAGAGGAAGAGATATAGCAGTATTAGTTGCTGTCATTAGTGGAGCTGTTCTTGTTATGGTGCTTTTGGGATTGGGAGTTCTACTCTTGTGTAAAAGATGCCGTTCAAGAAGGACAAAGAAGCAGCCTGTATTGTCAAAGAACGTGCAAGATAATACACCAACTGGGATTTCCTCTGAGCTCCTTGCAAATGCCA ggttcaTTTCTCAAGCAGCAAAGCTAGGGACACAAGGAGCACCTGTCTGTCGATTGTTTTCTTTTGAGGAGTTGAAGGAAGCCACAAACGACTTTGATTCATCAAGGTTTCTTGGTGAAGGCTCTATGGGGAAG atttataaagGTCGATTGGAGAATGGGACCTACGTAGCCATACGCTCTCTATCTTTGGTGAAGAAGTGTTCGATTCCAAACCTTAAAGCTCGGCTTGATCTGCTTTCAAAGCTTCACCATCCGCATTTGGTAGGCTTCTTGGGTCATGGCATTGATGGTAGTGGACAAGATGATTCCAGTAGCAGCAAAGTTTTTCTTGTATATGAATATGTACCTAATGGGAATTATCGCACTCATCTGTCAG AAAGTTGTCCAGAAAAGGTTTTTAAATGGTCAGATAGACTGGCAATTTTAATTGGAATTGCCAAGGCTGTGCATTTTCTACATACTGGTGTAATTCCTGGTTGCTTGAATAACCGACTAAAAACAAACAACATATTGCTTGATGAGCATCGGATTGCAAAGCTAAGTGACTATGGGATGTCAATCATCACAGAGGAAATCGAAAAGTTTGAG GTGAAGGGAGAAGACCCGAAATCATG CCATCGAACAAACACAGAGGATGATGTTTACAACTTTGGATTCATATTGCTCGAATCACTTGTTGGGCCTATAGCAACTGGAAAAGGAGAAGCATTTCTCCTAAATGAAATG GCATCCTTTGGCAGTCAAGATGGTCGAAGACGAATTGTGGACCCAATAGTGTTGACCACTTGCTCGCAAGAGTCGTTATCAGTAGTGGTAAAGATCACAAACAAATGTATAGCTCCTGAATTGTCATCTCGTCCCTCTTTTGAAGATGTCCTTTGGAACTTACAATATGCAGCTCAAATCCAAGCCACTGCTGATTCTGATCAGAGATCAGATTCTACAACATAG
- the LOC142622398 gene encoding putative inactive leucine-rich repeat receptor-like protein kinase At3g03770 isoform X2, which produces MGYLNLLILVVLLWVFFIPSSYELHPSQTQVLLQIRKLLEYPSSLQTWENYYGDLCNLPKSAHVSITCQDSFITELKIMGDKLVKVSEFHGFAIPNMTLSEKFSIDSFVTTLTRLTSLKVLSLVSLGIWGPLPDKIHRLYSLELLDLSSNFMYGSIPPKISRLVKLHTLTLDSNYFNDTVPDWLDSFSNLTILSLKSNGFKGQIPFSVSKIKTLTDLVLSHNELSGKLPDLSTLTNLHLLDIIENHLDSELPVMPKDLVTVLLSNNSLSGEIPEQFGELHKLQHLDLSFNHLSGTPPSALFSLPNISYLNLGSNMLSGSLPDELSCGDKLGYVDLSSNKLIGQLPSCLNSTSDKRYVKIGGNCLSHDSQDQHEGSHCLISSKQSRGRDIAVLVAVISGAVLVMVLLGLGVLLLCKRCRSRRTKKQPVLSKNVQDNTPTGISSELLANARFISQAAKLGTQGAPVCRLFSFEELKEATNDFDSSRFLGEGSMGKIYKGRLENGTYVAIRSLSLVKKCSIPNLKARLDLLSKLHHPHLVGFLGHGIDGSGQDDSSSSKVFLVYEYVPNGNYRTHLSESCPEKVFKWSDRLAILIGIAKAVHFLHTGVIPGCLNNRLKTNNILLDEHRIAKLSDYGMSIITEEIEKFEVKGEDPKSCHRTNTEDDVYNFGFILLESLVGPIATGKGEAFLLNEMASFGSQDGRRRIVDPIVLTTCSQESLSVVVKITNKCIAPELSSRPSFEDVLWNLQYAAQIQATADSDQRSDSTT; this is translated from the exons ATGGGATATTTGAATTTGTTGATTCTAGTGGTTCTTTTATGGGTTTTCTTCATTCCAAGCTCTTATGAGTTACATCCCTCCCAGACCCAAGTTTTATTGCAGATAAGGAAGCTTTTGGAGTACCCTTCCTCATTGCAAACTTGGGAAAATTACTATGGAGACCTCTGCAACTTGCCTAAATCAGCACATGTGAGTATCACATGCCAGGACAGTTTTATCACTGAGCTCAAAATTATGGGGGATAAGCTTGTCAAGGTCAGTGAGTTCCATGGATTTGCAATTCCCAATATGACACTATCTGAAAAGTTCTCTATTGATTCCTTTGTTACTACATTGACGAGGTTAACCAGTTTAAAAGTTCTTAGTTTAGTGTCTTTGGGGATTTGGGGACCACTTCCTGATAAGATTCATAGGCTATATTCGCTTGAACTTTTGGATTTGAGCTCAAATTTTATGTATGGTTCAATTCCACCTAAGATATCTAGACTAGTTAAGCTTCATACTTTGACACTGGATTCCaattatttcaatgacactgtCCCTGATTGGTTGGACTCATTTTCAAACCTCACCATTTTGAGTTTGAAGAGTAATGGATTCAAGGGTCAGATTCCTTTTTCTGTAAGCAAAATCAAGACACTCACTGATCTTGTCCTGTCCCACAATGAGCTTTCTGGCAAATTACCTGATTTGAGTACTTTAACCAATCTACATTTATTGGATATAATAGAAAATCATTTGGATTCTGAACTACCAGTCATGCCCAAAGATTTAGTTACAGTGCTACTGAGCAATAATTCGCTCTCAGGAGAGATTCCTGAGCAATTTGGTGAGTTGCATAAACTTCAACACCTTGATCTATCTTTCAACCATCTGAGTGGAACACCTCCCTCTGCCTTGTTCTCTTTGCCAAACATCAGTTATTTAAATTTAGGGTCTAATATGCTCAGCGGGTCACTTCCAGATGAGTTAAGTTGTGGTGACAAACTTGGGTATGTTGATTTATCTAGTAACAAGTTGATAGGTCAACTTCCTTCTTGCTTGAACAGTACTTCAGATAAGAGATATGTTAAAATTGGTGGAAATTGTTTGTCCCATGATTCCCAAGATCAGCATGAAGGATCGCATTGTCTTATAAGCAGTAAACAATCCAGAGGAAGAGATATAGCAGTATTAGTTGCTGTCATTAGTGGAGCTGTTCTTGTTATGGTGCTTTTGGGATTGGGAGTTCTACTCTTGTGTAAAAGATGCCGTTCAAGAAGGACAAAGAAGCAGCCTGTATTGTCAAAGAACGTGCAAGATAATACACCAACTGGGATTTCCTCTGAGCTCCTTGCAAATGCCA ggttcaTTTCTCAAGCAGCAAAGCTAGGGACACAAGGAGCACCTGTCTGTCGATTGTTTTCTTTTGAGGAGTTGAAGGAAGCCACAAACGACTTTGATTCATCAAGGTTTCTTGGTGAAGGCTCTATGGGGAAG atttataaagGTCGATTGGAGAATGGGACCTACGTAGCCATACGCTCTCTATCTTTGGTGAAGAAGTGTTCGATTCCAAACCTTAAAGCTCGGCTTGATCTGCTTTCAAAGCTTCACCATCCGCATTTGGTAGGCTTCTTGGGTCATGGCATTGATGGTAGTGGACAAGATGATTCCAGTAGCAGCAAAGTTTTTCTTGTATATGAATATGTACCTAATGGGAATTATCGCACTCATCTGTCAG AAAGTTGTCCAGAAAAGGTTTTTAAATGGTCAGATAGACTGGCAATTTTAATTGGAATTGCCAAGGCTGTGCATTTTCTACATACTGGTGTAATTCCTGGTTGCTTGAATAACCGACTAAAAACAAACAACATATTGCTTGATGAGCATCGGATTGCAAAGCTAAGTGACTATGGGATGTCAATCATCACAGAGGAAATCGAAAAGTTTGAG GTGAAGGGAGAAGACCCGAAATCATG CCATCGAACAAACACAGAGGATGATGTTTACAACTTTGGATTCATATTGCTCGAATCACTTGTTGGGCCTATAGCAACTGGAAAAGGAGAAGCATTTCTCCTAAATGAAATG GCATCCTTTGGCAGTCAAGATGGTCGAAGACGAATTGTGGACCCAATAGTGTTGACCACTTGCTCGCAAGAGTCGTTATCAGTAGTGGTAAAGATCACAAACAAATGTATAGCTCCTGAATTGTCATCTCGTCCCTCTTTTGAAGATGTCCTTTGGAACTTACAATATGCAGCTCAAATCCAAGCCACTGCTGATTCTGATCAGAGATCAGATTCTACAACATAG